A stretch of the Malus domestica chromosome 08, GDT2T_hap1 genome encodes the following:
- the LOC139198147 gene encoding uncharacterized protein → MGYSSLLMSFGLDGSFVDVLLLLKSALLFLFFSPLYSFMSKRIRRPRRAVEIQRAYLDAVVADGDLNNSELQDVPTAYDDQDNDVSTSLNNQESPPQTFASALKQNIPIRGVFNPHFEPGTSSHQISVPVFLADRANEHRIDLEYVDFGLRNCQCQYCGALFWSTEQSAKNASSSTLQFTTCCMSQKVKFPRVKPTPPYLDDLLNPKNSRNSLQFKTNIRSYNSMMALTSMGAKVDASINKGRGPYVFKINGQVHHLMGSLLPLEGEIPKFAQLYIHDTQNEVSNRIGCFSGSETVEKLDHHVVDGLIKMLDDCNEVVKIFRLARDMIDEGSTSHLCLRLYGAQANHDAQYNLPACDEIGGLIVGDIGEFHTERDIIVEHRTHGLQRITKLHPKYMALQYPLLFPYSEDGYKKGLPWNPDYKGKKPKTGGVSLRAFLGYQIQDRPGQNDTLLKGGRLFQQYLVDAYATLEEDRLDFIRTNQDSFRTENLKAIHEALKAGNTSSSGVGKRVILPTSFTGSVRYMINNYQDAMAICRHFGNPDLFITFTCNAKWPEIIEDLRDKPGCRPEDRPDIVSRIFKAKLNHMIKFIKSGKPFGDVESVIYTVEFQKRGLPHCHILVWVNKHYKCHSPYDVDSIISAEIPDADVDKVGYDAVSQYMIHGPCGLANRFSPCMKENKCSKKFPKPFTSETTFSDDGFVAYKRRDIENLFVLKKGIKLDNAFVVPYNRELLLNYQAHINVESCCQSTLIKYLFKYITKGVDRARAVFEDEKFDEVVAYLNCRYLCPYEAVWRLLQFHIHFREPSVERLSVHLPSDQNVVFRETDDLNYVINHPNLERTMLTQWFETNVQDPDARKLSYVEFPTKYVWKNDEKQWSRRKQGRSLGRVAYVHPAAGELYYLRLLLNYQKGIFSFDHLKTVKEVLEPTFQAACMSLGLLGDDREWNSAMLEAVITASSFQLRQLFVTLVLFCDVTDPSALFEANWKTMCDDISKNMHNAFGLQDLSKYQDELRNSLLYELEKLFTASNSSLSKHHLPQPNNLMMDRLKARSLREELNYDANSLKQEHSLLIGQLNKEQKLVYDSVMETIDNNRSGLFFVHGHGGTGKTFLWTTIITRIRSQNQIVLAVASSGIASLLLPGGRTAHSRFKIPINITDCSVCEIKKGTHLAKLITDATLIVWDEAPMNHKRCFETLDRSLRDVLKGSKPGFDHLPFGGKPILFGGDFRQILPVVPSGSVADIVQASFTSSYLWSYLTIFFLKQNMRLSKTGLNEVEKKELADFAKWILDIGNGTVAKSISSADEESSWVEFPNQFLIHFDDDPIKAMVSAVYTNFKANFRDVSYLKERAIVTPRNDTATEINDFVLGIVPGERHTYLSFDSVSSATENSENLDMLYPIEFLNQLDLPGLPHHKLSLKVGAPVMLIRNLNQSQGLCNGTRLVVTQLNDRVVQAKIMTGSNIGERVYIPRIITESSQHKYPFTVRRRQYPLKICYAMTINKSQGQSLKMVGLFLSQTVFSHGQLYVALSRVTSKKGLKIVIAHNSDMPYGYTKNIVYKDVLKHLHTDSMLALDIHLEAAFNQFMQGDAVHATMNSRDMQYFFNHLRVGEAYEINKFRVVHNRTSSKVVPHAAIIELNSKTTIVPIDKTSEEIPMHWFNLIELEQLYEKIDRDVELTDIFGCLTAVQPIEEVTIQRTRIAKKRNLNLQNIRGETVRITLWGETATNFEDSGIQSLLPPVFVALTSLKVKQYQGKPVLGSTGSTVYVFNPDIPQLSEYKRRFEHLKSPMRILPSSTDMYTRHAIGAASEPKTIDELLLLDPTLHKNASFTCKATVVDFDLARGPLHFGYQLSLRMYDCLTQNILLLHRFKINLIVEDNTNQHNFLMIGRQAEKMLGVSCYTLVIENGHEDPFVVPPILNNLVGNSKTFQLSFGKQNTDFAKTDFIVNGLVEDQPLSNPTIASVIPQTPATSLGKQITNQATPAPLTPSQQPDQQPKSVAPAITSKRVLFPDQTDKPDSVEDVRSQKK, encoded by the exons ATGGGTTATAGCTCGCTGCTGATGTCATTTGGTTTAGATGGTTCTTTCGTTGATGTGTTGCTTTTATTAAAGAGTGCGCTACTGTTTCTGTTTTTTTCCCCTTTGTATAGTTTTATGTCTAAACGAATAAGGCGACCTAGAAGGGCCGTTGAAATTCAACGTGCCTATTTGGATGCGGTTGTTGCGGATGGTGATCTCAATAATTCAGAGTTGCAAGATGTTCCCACCGCTTACGACGATCAAGATAATGATGTTTCAACATCTTTGAACAACCAAGAAAGCCCTCCCCAAACATTTGCATCAgctttaaaacaaaatattccCATCCGTGGTGTTTTTAACCCACATTTCGAACCTGGGACAAGTTCTCATCAGATTTCTGTACCGGTTTTCCTTGCTGATCGTGCCAATGAGCACA GGATTGATCTAGAATATGTTGATTTTGGCTTAAGAAATTGTCAATGTCAATATTGCGGTGCTCTGTTTTGGTCTACAGAACAGTCCGCCAAGAATGCTTCATCTTCTACCTTGCAGTTCACCACGTGTTGCATGAGTCAAAAAGTAAAATTCCCACGCGTTAAACCCACCCCTCCTTATTTGGATGATTTGTTGAATCCCAAAAATTCTCGAAACAGCTTGCaatttaaaacaaatattaGATCGTATAATTCAATGATGGCATTAACATCAATGGGAGCCAAAGTCGATGCATCAATCAACAAGGGTCGGGGTCCttatgtttttaaaattaatggtcaagtccatcatttgatggGTTCTTTATTGCCTCTGGAGGGCGAAATTCCTAAATTTGCACAACTATACATTCATGATACTCAAAATGAAGTCAGTAATCGTATTGGTTGTTTTAGTGGATCAGAAACGGTTGAAAAACTCGACCATCATGTTGTTGATGGCCTCATTAAAATGCTAGACGACTGTAATGAGGTCGTTAAGATTTTTAGACTCGCTAGAGATATGATTGATGAAGGGTCCACAAGTCATTTATGTTTGCGTTTATACGGTGCACAGGCTAACCATGATGCACAATATAATTTGCCGGCGTGTGACGAGATAGGTGGCTTGATAGTTGGGGATATCGGCGAATTCCACACTGAAAGAGATATCATTGTGGAGCATAGGACGCATGGCCtgcaaagaatcacaaagttacaTCCTAAGTACATGGCACTACAATATCCTCTTCTTTTCCCCTACAGTGAAGATGGGTATAAGAAGGGCCTTCCTTGGAATCCAGATTATAAAgggaaaaaaccaaaaactgggGGAGTATCACTGAGAGCGTTTCTAGGTTATCAAATTCAGGATAGACCAGGACAAAATGACACCCTATTGAAAGGTGGTAGATTGTTTCAACAATATTTAGTTGATGCATATGCCACGCTTGAAGAAGATAGGTTAGATTTTATTAGGACAAATCAAGATTCTTTTAGAACAGAAAATCTTAAAGCAATTCATGAAGCTCTCAAAGCAGGAAATACAAGCAGTTCTGGTGTTGGCAAGAGAGTCATTTTGCCAACTTCGTTTACTGGCAGCGTTAGATATATGATTAATAATTATCAGGATGCGATGGCCATATGCCGTCACTTTGGAAATCCTGATTTATTTATCACTTTCACCTGCAATGCTAAATGGCCTGAAATTATTGAAGATCTACGTGATAAACCTGGTTGTAGGCCTGAAGACAGGCCTGATATAGTCTCCCGAATTTTTAAAGCAAAGCTTAACCATATGATTAAATTCATCAAATCAGGGAAACCTTTTGGCGATGTTGAATCAG TGATTTACACGGTGGAGTTCCAAAAACGGGGTCTTCCTCATTGTCATATCTTGGTCTGGGTGAACAAACATTATAAATGTCATTCTCCCTACGATGTTGATTCTATCATTTCGGCTGAGATTCCTGATGCAGATGTTGACAAAGTTGGGTACGATGCGGTTTCACAGTACATGATCCATGGGCCATGTGGTCTTGCAAATCGATTTTCACCATGcatgaaagaaaacaaatgttcaaaaaaatttccaaaacctTTTACAAGTGAAACCACTTTTTCTGATGATGGTTTCGTTGCATATAAGCGTCGGGATATAGAAAATTTGTTTGTTCTAAAAAAAGGAATCAAGCTTGATAACGCATTTGTTGTCCCTTATAATCGTGAGCTATTATTGAATTATCAAGCGCATATAAATGTTGAATCATGCTGCCAATCAACACTCATCAAGTATCTTTTTAAGTACATAACTAAAGGTGTTGATCGGGCTAGAGCTGTTTTTGAGGATGAAAAGTTTGATGAGGTTGTGGCTTATCTAAATTGTAGATATTTATGCCCTTACGAAGCTGTTTGGAGATTGTTACAGTTTCACATTCATTTTAGGGAACCATCGGTTGAAAGATTGTCTGTACACCTTCCATCTGaccaaaatgttgtttttaGAGAGACCGATGATCTAAACTATGTTATCAACCACCCTAATCTCGAAAGAACAATGTTAACGCAATGGTTTGAAACCAATGTCCAAGATCCTGATGCACGTAAGTTATCTTATGTTGAATTTCCGACGAAGTATGTTTGGAAAAATGATGAGAAACAATGGAGCCGTAGAAAACAAGGCAGATCTTTAGGTAGGGTTGCGTATGTTCACCCTGCTGCTGGTGAATTATACTATTTGAGGTTGCTGCTAAACTACCAGAAAGGCATCTTTAGTTTTGACCATTTAAAAACCGTCAAAGAGGTTCTTGAACCCACATTCCAAGCTGCATGCATGTCCCTTGGTTTATTGGGAGATGATAGGGAATGGAATAGCGCTATGTTAGAAGCAGTTATCACTGCATCATCTTTCCAATTGAGGCAATTGTTTGTCACGTTGGTGCTCTTTTGTGATGTCACTGATCCATCAGCTTTGTTTGAAGCAAATTGGAAAACCATGTGCGATGACATTTCCAAGAACATGCATAACGCTTTTGGGCTACAAGATCTTTCTAAATATCAGGATGAACTTAGAAATTCGCTTTTGTACGAGTTAGAAAAGTTGTTTACAGCTTCAAATAGTTCTCTATCAAAGCATCACCTACCACAACCGAATAATCTAATGATGGATAGACTTAAAGCTAGGAGTTTGAGAGAAGAGTTAAATTATGATGCTAACTCACTAAAACAAGAGCACTCACTCCTGATCGGCCAATTAAATAAGGAGCAAAAATTAGTTTATGACAGCGTCATGGAGACGATTGACAACAATAGATCTGGCCTATTTTTTGTGCATGGTCATGGTGGAACAGGCAAGACTTTTTTGTGGACCACCATCATAACTAGAATTAGATcccaaaatcaaattgttttagCGGTGGCTTCATCTGGAATTGCCTCCCTCTTGCTTCCTGGTGGAAGGACGGCTCACTCTAGATTTAAAATTCCTATCAACATCACTGATTGTTCGGTTTGTGAAATTAAAAAAGGGACTCATCTTGCAAAACTAATCACTGACGCTACTCTTATTGTTTGGGATGAAGCCCCCATGAATCATAAACGGTGTTTTGAAACTCTAGATAGATCCCTTCGTGATGTTCTTAAAGGGTCAAAACCAGGCTTTGACCATTTGCCATTTGGAGGTAAACCAATTCTTTTCGGAGGTGATTTCAGGCAAATTCTTCCTGTTGTTCCAAGCGGAAGTGTTGCTGACATCGTTCAAGCTTCATTTACGAGTTCATACCTTTGGTCCTATTTAACTATATTTTTCCTTAAACAAAACATGAGGCTTTCGAAAACAGGTCTGAACGAAGTGGAAAAAAAAGAACTCGCTGATTTTGCAAAGTGGATACTAGATATTGGAAATGGTACTGTTGCCAAATCTATATCTTCAGCTGATGAAGAAAGCTCTTGGGTCGAATTTCCAAACCAATTCCTTATCCATTTTGATGACGATCCCATCAAAGCCATGGTTTCAGCTGTGTATACAAATTTCAAAGCAAATTTCCGAGATGTCTCATATCTGAAAGAAAGAGCTATTGTGACGCCACGAAATGATACAGCAACTGAAATCAACGATTTTGTGTTGGGTATAGTACCTGGCGAACGTCATACTTATCTCAGTTTTGATTCGGTGTCTTCTGCAACAGAAAATTCTGAAAATTTAGATATGCTTTATCCAATAGAATTTCTAAACCAACTTGATTTACCTGGTTTGCCGCACCACAAGTTGTCTTTGAAAGTTGGTGCCCCAGTGATGTTGATCAGAAATTTAAATCAAAGTCAAGGGCTGTGTAATGGAACACGATTGGTTGTAACACAATTGAACGACAGAGTTGTACAAGCAAAAATCATGACGGGAAGCAACATTGGCGAAAGAGTTTATATCCCCAGGATCATTACTGAATCATCTCAGCATAAATATCCTTTTACTGTGCGAAGACGACAATACCCTCTAAAAATTTGTTATGCAATGACAATCAACAAAAGTCAAGGACAATCCTTGAAAATGGTTGGTTTGTTTCTATCGCAGACTGTTTTTTCTCATGGACAACTCTATGTTGCGCTATCCAGGGTCACCTCAAAAAAGGGTCTCAAAATTGTTATTGCTCACAATAGTGACATGCCTTACGGTTATACAAAAAACATTGTTTATAAAGATGTATTGAAACATTTACATACAG ATTCAATGTTAGCCCTCGACATTCATTTAGAGGCTGCATTTAACCAGTTCATGCAG GGGGATGCGGTTCATGCAACCATGAACAGTCGAGACATGCAATATTTTTTTAACCATCTAAGGGTTGGCGAAGCATACGAAATCAACAAATTTCGTGTTGTTCACAACAGGACATCAAGCAAGGTTGTCCCTCATGCTGCCATAATTGAATTGAACAGCAAAACCACAATCGTTCCTATTGACAAAACAAGCGAGGAAATCCCGATGCATTGGTTCAATTTAATTGAGCTTGAGCAGCTTTACGAAAAAATCGATAGGGATGTTGAACTTACAG ATATATTTGGTTGCTTGACGGCTGTGCAGCCAATTGAAGAGGTAACCATCCAACGCACAAGAATTGCAAAGAAGAGAAATCTTAATCTCCAAAATATCAG GGGTGAAACAGTAAGGATCACCTTATGGGGAGAGACTGCGACAAATTTTGAGGACAGTGGAATACAATCGTTATTGCCACCCGTGTTTGTTGCTTTAACAAGCCTCAAAGTTAAACAATACCAAG GAAAGCCTGTTCTTGGAAGCACAGGATCAACCGTTTATGTTTTCAATCCGGACATTCCACAACTCTCTGAATACAAGCGCAG GTTTGAGCATCTAAAATCACCTATGCGGATCTTGCCCAGCTCAACTGACATGTATACAAGGCATGCTATTGGTGCTGCTTCTGAACCAAAAACGATAGACGAGTTGCTTTTACTTGATCCTACGTTGCACAAG AATGCAAGTTTCACATGCAAAGCGACTGTTGTTGACTTCGATTTGGCCAGAG GACCTCTCCATTTTGGTTACCAACTTTCGCTTAGAATGTATGATTGTCTAACACAAAATATCCTCCTCTTGCACAGGTTCAAGATCAATCTGATTGTCGAAGATAACACGAACCAACACAACTTCCTCATGATAGGAAGGCAAGCCGAAAAGATGCTTGGCGTTTCTTGCTACACTTTGGTGATAGAGAACGGACACGAGGACCCTTTCGTGGTGCCACCAATTCTTAACAATTTGGTCGGCAACTCAAAAACATTTCAACTCTCTTTTGGAAAGCAAAACACCGACTTTGCAAAAACAGACTTCATCGTTAATGGACTGGTTGAAGACCAACCGCTCTCCAacccaacaattgcctcagtcATACCACAAACACCCGCTACCAGTCTAGGCAAACAAATTACCAATCAAGCAACCCCCGCCCCATTGACACCTTCCCAACAACCAGATCAACAACCCAAATCAGTTGCACCCGCCATAACTTCAAAGAGAGTATTGTTCCCTGATCAAACGGACAAACCTGACAG TGTGGAAGATGTCCGATCTCAGAAAAAGTGA